The segment ATTGACGAAGATCGTATTTTAAGAAAATTTATTGATGTCATTATGGCGACGATCAGAACGAATTTTTATCAAAAATTCAACGGTAAAAAATTACTAAAGGATTACTTATCTTTTAAATTTGATTCAAGTGCCATCCCAGAAATTCCACTGCCAAAGCCAATGTTTGAGGTTTATGTTTACTCTCCTCGGGTAGAGGGTGTGCATTTGCGCGGTGCGAAAGTAGCGCGTGGTGGATTAAGATGGTCTGATAGAAAAGAAGATTTCCGTACGGAAGTATTAGGTTTGATGAAAGCACAACAAGTTAAAAATGCTGTAATCGTACCTTTAGGTGCAAAAGGTGGATTTGTTGCAAAATGCTTGCCAACTCATGGAACTCGAGAGGAAATCTTGGCGGAAGGTATTGCTTGCTATAAGACCTTTATTTCTGGATTACTCGATTTAACAGACAATTTAATTGATAACAAAGTAGTTCCACCTAAAAATGTTGTTAGATATGATGCAGATGATACTTATTTAGTTGTTGCAGCAGATAAAGGTACCGCAAGTTTTTCAGATGTTGCTAATAGTATATCTCGCGAATATAACTTTTGGCTGGGAGATGCTTTTGCCTCTGGTGGTTCTGCTGGCTATGATCATAAGAAAATGGGTATTACTGCAAGAGGTGCTTGGGAATCTGTCAAGAGACATTTCAGAGAATATAATATTGATACTCAAAAGACAGATTTTACGGTGATAGGTATTGGCGACATGGCCGGAGATGTGTTTGGTAACGGTATGCTTTTATCTAAACATATTAAACTGGTTGGTGCTTTTAACCATCAACACATCTTTTTAGATCCTAACCCAGATCCAGAAGCCAGTTATAAGGAACGTTTAAGAATGTTCCAGCTGCCGCGTTCAACATGGGATGACTACAATAAGAAGCTTATTTCTAAAGGGGGTGGGATATTTTCTCGCTCTACGAAGCTCATTACTGTATCGCCAGAAGTTCGCAAATCACTTGGCTTGCAAAAAGAAAAAGTAGTTCCAAATGAATTAATACGAGCAATGTTAAAAGCGCCTGTTGATTTGCTTTGGAATGGTGGTATTGGTACCTATGTGAAAGCATCCTATCAACACAACAGTGAAGTGGGTGATAGAGCAAATGATTCGCTTCGAGTTAACGGCGATGAACTAAGATGTAAAGTCGTTGGTGAGGGGGGGAATTTAGGATTCACACAATTAGGTCGTGTTGAATATGCATTGACAGGTGGAAAGATCAACACTGACGCAATTGATAATTCAGGTGGTGTGGATTGTTCTGATCATGAAGTAAATATCAAAATCTTATTAAATGGTATTATTTCTCAAGGAGATATGACTGAGAAGCAGCGCAATGAATTGTTAGCAGAGATGACAGAGGAAGTTGCAGAGTTAGTTCTGGATAACAATCGTTTTCAAACAGAAGCATTAAGTATTGCTGAGTTTAGATCTGAGAAAAATGTTCAAATGCATTGTCGTTTGATGGAGTATCTGGAAAAACATGCTAACTTAAGCCGTGAAATTGAATACTTGCCAAGTAACGATGTATTGCTTACAAGACAACAAACTATAAATCGTGGTGTGACACGCCCAGAATTAGCTGTTTTATTAGCCTACACTAAGACTTTACTGAAGAGTGAGATTTTAGCTTCTGATGTTCCTGAGGATGCACATATTGCAGAAGATATGGTGACAGCATTTCCTCAAATTTTAAAAACAAAATATCGAAAATACTTATTTGAGCATCGTTTGAAACGTGAGCTCATTGCAATGCAAGTATCGAATATGATTATCAATGACATGGGCATTGGATTTTTGCATCGTCTGCAAGATGAAACGGGTGCATCTGTTCCCAGCATTGTTCGTTGCTATATGGTTTCTCGCGAAGTTTTTAAAGCGCATCAATTTAGAGAGGCAGTTGAAGCCTTGGACTTGATTGTGCCTACGCACATACAAACGCGTATGCTACATGAATTGAACCGATTAGTAAGACGAGGGGCTCGCTGGTTCTTAAGGCATCAAGTCGGTGATATGAATGTACAAGAGGCGATTGATCAATTTAAACCTAAAGTACAAACTGTGCGCGAAAGCTTGCGTCATACCTTACATGGACATGCGGAAGAATATATTCGTGAATATGCCAATGAGTTGATAAAAGATAGCGTTCCAGAAGAGATTGCATTTGCTGCTGCACAAATGAGCGCAATGTTCTCTGCTTTAGATATTGTTGATGCTGCGATGCATTATAAGTTACCTGTGGAATCTGTCATTATTACCTATTATGCCGTTGGTTCTCGCTTGGAGTTAGGTTGGTTTAGAGAGCAAGTAAAACGCCATCAAGTATCCAGTCATTGGGATGCATTAGCCAGAGCGGCAATTCGAGACGATTTGGATAGACAGCAAAGAATCATTACAGTCGCAATCATGTTGATGCATGGTAATGTAGATGATGTAGATGCCAAAATTGATGCGTGGATTACACATCACAAGGTGTTTGCGGATAGATGGCGTCTTATGATTTCTGATCTAAAATCTATTACGAACAGAGATTTCACGATGTTCTCCGTTGCATTGCGTGAATTAATGGAATTAGCACATATTAGCACTTTGGAATGTCAGCGTTTACAAGCGAATAAGGATACAGCTGTTTAATGTTTTTTGCCTATCCTTTATTAAGACCGCTGTTATTTCAATTACCGCCAGAAACTGCCCACCACTTAAGCTTTCAGTTATTGAAAGGCTTAGCGTGGTGGCCAGCCACTCTTTGTTCTTCAGAACAAAAAACAAAATTAGAGAAAAAAATGATGGGGTTAGAAGTACGCAACCTCTTAGGTTTAGCTGCTGGTCTTGATAAAAATGGTGAGTTATTAAAGGTATGGGATAAGCTCGGGTTTGGATTTATTGAGGTAGGTACGGTAACGCCCTTAGCACAAATGGGCAATCCTAAGCCGCGTTTGTTTCGTTTGGTGCAAGATACAGCATTGATTAATCGCTTAGGTTTTAATAATCTTGGGGTTGATACATTAGTAGAGAATATTAGGAGCTACCAAGGACAAGCGCTTTTAGGTGTGAATATTGGTAAAAACAAAGATACTCCCAATGAAAAAGCAGATGAGGATTATTTAACCTGTTTTCATAAGGTAGCACCTTACGCAGATTATATTACCATTAATATATCTTCTCCCAATACGCCTGGCTTAAGAGAATTACAAAAAGCAGATTATTTGAATACTTTGTTACACAAACTCAAAGAAGCACAATCTAAATATAGTTCCACAAAAAAACCTTTACCCATTTGTGTCAAAATTGCACCTGATATAGAAATAAATGATTTAGAAGCAATGTTAGATTCATTTTTGACCTATGAAATTGAAGGTGTTATTGCAACAAATACAACGATTGCGAGAAATCTGAATCTTCAAGACAGCCTGCAGAATGAGCAAGGCGGTTTAAGTGGTGCACCCTTGTTTGAGAAATCGAATCAGATCTTAAGTCATATCAAAGCAACTGTTGGTAAGCGCATGACCTTGATAGGCGTGGGAGGTATAACGGACGGTGCAACGGCTGTTAAAAAGCTTGGTTCGGGTGCTGATTTCTTACAAATATATACGGGTCTTATTTATAAAGGACCCGCCCTGATTAAAGAAATCTTGAGCCAAGTTTCTCATAAAGAATCTTAACCGTATTGTATTATAAAACGTGTAACGTTTCTTTTCATATCTACAAGAGTCGATACATCCTTTGTTTTCTTATACCTAGAGCCAATACGCTCTTTATGAACCAGTTTGATGCATTTGAATCGGTATCTTAGTTTTGAAAATGCTAGGTTTTGTTGTGCATTGTCCTTTAGGCTTTGACTTTGTCCGTACAGGCTTTAAAAGTCTATCGATGGTAGAGCGGCTAATCGATAACAATTTTTCCTTAACTTCATTTTCCAGAGCTCCATGCCTATCTTCA is part of the Candidatus Berkiella cookevillensis genome and harbors:
- a CDS encoding NAD-glutamate dehydrogenase, translating into MTRRQEETRDQLILRVIKHVEEKLPVSEAKLLSEFIKRYAATAAPEDINQRSVIDLYGAFVSHWQFINHAKSNQHYVRVYNPQFEQHGWQSTHTVIEIIHPDMPFILESIRIVLNRIGLNIHIILHIGGVIFERNEKGYITKISDIQEDKAKNHQAETPIFIEIDRQNDAKVIEQLRQSIDETLTEVRATVQDWQPMVAKMNETIQRLKTSKFQEKKEEIEEIVEFLEWVNNNHFTFLGYCRRDFIKSKNTIDCQVKKESTLGILSVYADSYFEVFDDLSKRAKEVAFSSYPLIVGKTLKRSNVHRPAYTDFVSIKLFDEEGNVVGEERYIGLYTADAYNRSPHNIPLLRKKVSKIFERGKMSYDSYDGKSLMNILETFPRDDLFHASVTELYDMSMGILHLQERQHIRLFIRKDDFAQYFSCLVFVPRDRFNSRLREKMSNILMRELGGYNVEFITHFAESILARIHFVIRFKEDSAKEYHLQDLQNKLIQVARTWEDSTRDTLIENFGEDKGLRLYTKYRGAFPAGYREEFISRTAVFDIKHMEKLNDDNLLEMSFYRSLEESEGTIRFKLFHMGSAVPLSDVIPMLECMGVRVLSERPHEITPTKGKSIWINDFAMVHSQGHDLNVEALKEVFQEAFYHIWMRHAESDGFNRLVLEGGLNWREVMMLRAYAKYMWQIGFTFSQAYIEEVLVKNVSFTIDLTKLFKTRFDPNVAHEDRNAKVNEIRQKLKNDLEAVANIDEDRILRKFIDVIMATIRTNFYQKFNGKKLLKDYLSFKFDSSAIPEIPLPKPMFEVYVYSPRVEGVHLRGAKVARGGLRWSDRKEDFRTEVLGLMKAQQVKNAVIVPLGAKGGFVAKCLPTHGTREEILAEGIACYKTFISGLLDLTDNLIDNKVVPPKNVVRYDADDTYLVVAADKGTASFSDVANSISREYNFWLGDAFASGGSAGYDHKKMGITARGAWESVKRHFREYNIDTQKTDFTVIGIGDMAGDVFGNGMLLSKHIKLVGAFNHQHIFLDPNPDPEASYKERLRMFQLPRSTWDDYNKKLISKGGGIFSRSTKLITVSPEVRKSLGLQKEKVVPNELIRAMLKAPVDLLWNGGIGTYVKASYQHNSEVGDRANDSLRVNGDELRCKVVGEGGNLGFTQLGRVEYALTGGKINTDAIDNSGGVDCSDHEVNIKILLNGIISQGDMTEKQRNELLAEMTEEVAELVLDNNRFQTEALSIAEFRSEKNVQMHCRLMEYLEKHANLSREIEYLPSNDVLLTRQQTINRGVTRPELAVLLAYTKTLLKSEILASDVPEDAHIAEDMVTAFPQILKTKYRKYLFEHRLKRELIAMQVSNMIINDMGIGFLHRLQDETGASVPSIVRCYMVSREVFKAHQFREAVEALDLIVPTHIQTRMLHELNRLVRRGARWFLRHQVGDMNVQEAIDQFKPKVQTVRESLRHTLHGHAEEYIREYANELIKDSVPEEIAFAAAQMSAMFSALDIVDAAMHYKLPVESVIITYYAVGSRLELGWFREQVKRHQVSSHWDALARAAIRDDLDRQQRIITVAIMLMHGNVDDVDAKIDAWITHHKVFADRWRLMISDLKSITNRDFTMFSVALRELMELAHISTLECQRLQANKDTAV
- the pyrD gene encoding dihydroorotate dehydrogenase (quinone), with the protein product MFFAYPLLRPLLFQLPPETAHHLSFQLLKGLAWWPATLCSSEQKTKLEKKMMGLEVRNLLGLAAGLDKNGELLKVWDKLGFGFIEVGTVTPLAQMGNPKPRLFRLVQDTALINRLGFNNLGVDTLVENIRSYQGQALLGVNIGKNKDTPNEKADEDYLTCFHKVAPYADYITINISSPNTPGLRELQKADYLNTLLHKLKEAQSKYSSTKKPLPICVKIAPDIEINDLEAMLDSFLTYEIEGVIATNTTIARNLNLQDSLQNEQGGLSGAPLFEKSNQILSHIKATVGKRMTLIGVGGITDGATAVKKLGSGADFLQIYTGLIYKGPALIKEILSQVSHKES